CATCTTCTGAAAGGCTTCCCGGAGAACATCGCGAATGGATTTACCTTGGGTCAACACAGTATGTTGATCCAGGTAGCCTACGGACACCCGGTTGGACCATTCCACCTTCCCTTCATCGGGAATGAGTTTGCCGGTGATAATATCGAGAAAGGTTGATTTCCCTTCTCCGTTGGCCCCCACTAAACCCACATGTTCACCTTTGAGGAGACGGAAGGTTGTATTTTCCAGAATTTTACGACCACCGAAGCCGTGATTTACATTTTCAACATTTAATATGCTCATGATAAAACTCCCTTTACTTTCATACTTATCTATCTTAAAAAAAGCTTATAGAGTTGTCAAAGGATATTTATAAGCGGACAGGTTTTGGAGTGTTATAGATGGGGTTAAAAGGACATAGGGATGAGTAGAGGGGGAGTGGGAGTGGTATGCTCATTTGGAGTTTAATGCTGGTCTGTTTGCTTAATATTCCTTTTGGATATTGGCGGGAAAATGTCCGGAAGCTTTCCCTGCCTTGGTTTATGGCCATTCATCTGCCGGTGCCGTTTGCCGCCCTGCTGAGACATTATTTGGAATTACCCGGGGTAACACTCCTGGCTTTTCTGGCGGCTTATTTCCTAGGACAATATCTGGGCAGCAGATTATCCAGGGCGTTGCAGCCCTATGGAAAAGTCAGCTCATCCCTGATTCATGACTTAGTCCGCCGCTCCTGGATTATAATCATTGGCAGACAAATAGGAAGATAACCTTGTGCAGGAAGAGTGACCTGCATTTTTTTATGGGCAAATCCGCATAATAGCACGCTATACAGAACAGGTCATTAGTGGCCATCAGCAGTTTGATTATTTATAAAAAATGCAGGAGAAAATTTATATTTTTCATTGGTATGAAAATTGCATATTTATATTGAAGGGTATGATGTTCACAAGAGTTGCTTTTTTAAGGAGGAGACGAAATGAACCGAAAAACAGTTATAGTGGCTGAGATGGATTACGCGGGTGCCCAGGAGGTGTTGGAACGATTACTAAGGCTGGATTATCATCCCGTCGCGCTAAAGTTTTTTAAAACTCAGGAGGAAGCGAATCATTATAGGGTGGAAAAGAAGATGGCAGCCAAAGTTACGTTTTGTCAGTATACGGCCGCTTCCCGTATGGCAAATTACGTGCTGAAGGGTACAAAGGATAATCTCTTATGCGAGAACTGCTTGATTTCATTTGGCTATAACGAGCCCACGGAAGAAGATATTATGGCGCATAGGTTATTTGTTATCGATCCGGAGAAAGCAAAGAGGATTGTTGCCAGCAAACCGAGCTTGCCCTTCGGTGAAATTCATTCCTTTATGACGGCTCCCCTGGCAAAAACACCGGTTGATCCGGACATTGTCTTGTTTGTATGTAACCCTTTCCAAGCCTATCATATTCTCAATGATTATGTCGGTGCCTTTGATGTACATCCCTTACAGTTCAACCACACATTGAATTCCGCTGTATGCGGCGGAGCAGTATGGAGTTACTTGAATCATAAGCCTAATATGAATACCATGTGTGCTGGCAGCTATACTTCGGGTAAAACTGAAAAGGGTGAGGTTAATGTCTTTATACCGGGGGACCAGATTATTAATTTAACCAAACAATTGGTTGCGCGCACAGAGTATTCAGGCGGCGCTTCTTTGCTTAGTGCTGGGAATGAGTGGCCTGGCCTCGATGTCTGCAAGAAATGTCCTATGGTCCGTATCAAGGATAACGATGATGTAAATAAGACATCGTAAATGAAATCGGTAAGAAAAGAATGTTTATATGATTTAAATCAATCCTTAGGCTGCTGACCTGCCACTTCATACCAGTTTAATGTGTTTTTAGAAAAGATATACTATTTAAAAATGTGATGTTTGTTTATTCGAAGCAAATGGTAGTTATGTTATACTAGACTTGTCAACAAAACCCACATTTTAGTTCATTTAAAGTAAACGGATATCTGTAAAGGTATCTTTTCAGAAAATGAACAAAAAGGACCTTAGATCGCTCCAAGTTCATGACAAAGAATTAAATGCTGATCATATATTCAGTTATGTTTTCTCTTCATTTCATTTAGCATAAATGCGCTCAAGCGATATTTTTCCTTTTACCGAACTTTTTCTTCTACAGCAGCGTGCATCTTGGCGTTCATTCGTTCCAGGATATTCGCTACTTTTCCAAAACATCGCTCGGAGGCGCACCAGTTTTGGGCCGCTGAGCCGTATGGTGTGCTTTTTCAGTATACCAAAGTTTGGCGGTTACGGCCGATTCGCCAGTATCGCCTCAAGATTAGCACCATTAGTAAGCCTGATTTAAGAATCTTTAATTGGTTATGAATATTGAACTGAGGAGCTGATGACAGATGTTAGCGCAGGATATGATAGATATTCCCTTGAACTCCTTGCCGGTTTTAAAGCTTCTTCCCGGTGAATATATTTTAACGACTAATTGTGAAACATTATACTACGATGAAAATGCCTTGGTTACCGATGAAAAAGGTTCCCTTCTGGGAAAAATACTATTGGCTTTGTTAGACAAAGATATCCCAATTCGTGAATTGCGTTCACAGATTGAACCGTGTAAAGAGACTATCCTGAAAGATGCCAGTGCCCTTGATTTGATTGAAAACTTCAATGGTCATAAAAACAAAAATAAGATTGTCTATGTAACTGACAAGGATAATAGATTAATTGGTGCTATATCCTGCAACAGCAGGGTTATGGACATGCTGTTTAAAATGAAAGATTTTGTTTTTTTTCCCAGCATATTTGATGCCTTGCATGAAGCTGTCTTGATCATCGATCACAGCGGTACCATCGTTTACATCAATCATGCTTATAACAGCATAGTGGGGGCTTCGGGAGCAAAACTTATAGGCCGAAAGATGGAAGAGGTTGAACCTACCTCTTTATGCTTAAAAGTGTTGATGGGCCATCCCCCTGTGATTAATAAAATGTATACGATTCAATCCCTCCAGGTGGAAGTGCTGGCTAATATTACTCCTTTCTATGTTAACGGGAAAATACAAGGGGTTATTAACATCTTTAGAAATATTCACGAGACTATAAGTTTAGGCAGTGAATTGGAAAAGATGCGTGATGCGGCAACCACCCTGCATAATCATTTTAATGGCAGCAAAGCTTTGCCCCAGGCTTTTAATGATATCATAGGAAAAAACAAATATTTTCGGCAGGCTTTGGTTTTGGCCGCCCATGTCTGCACTACTGACGCAACCGTCATGATCCGGGGGGATAGTGGCACTGGAAAGGAAGTCGTGGCGGAAGCCATACAAAAATGCAGTTCGAGAAAAGATGGCCCTTTTATCAAGGTGAATTGTGCATCCATTCCGGAAAATCTGCTGGAAAGTGAACTTTTTGGATACGAGGAAGGAGCCTTTACCGGTGCTAAAAAAGGCGGAAAAAGAGGGAAGTTCGAATTTGCGCATAAGGGAACACTTTTTTTGGATGAAGTGGGAGACATGAGTCTGACCATGCAAGCTAAACTCTTGCGTGTATTGCAGGAAAAAGAAATAGAAAGGATAGGCGGCAGTCAATCCATAAAAGTGGATGTAAGACTGATTTCGGCTACGAACAGAGATTTAGAAACCATGGTGATGAATAAAGAATTTCGGGATGACTTGTATTATCGGCTCAATGTTATTCCCATCTTTTTACCCCCTTTAGTAAGACGTAAGGACGATATTCCCTTGTTAGTGGAGCATTTTCTGAAGATCTACAGTAAAGAGCACGATAAAGGTGATTTGTTCATTTCATCAGAAGTGATGAATATGCTGATTTCCCACAATTGGCCTGGCAACATCCGGGAATTGAAGAATGTGATCGAGCATGCAGTGATATTATCGGAAGGGGGGATGATCAAAACAAAGGATCTGCCAATACTCTTCAAGAAAAACAATGATAGTATAGCCCCGCCAATAGGGAATGGGGAAGCAATACCCGAACAGGTGGAATTGCTGGAAAAGCAAATCATCACCAAGGCCTTAAAAAACTATGAAAATAAGAGCGATGCTATTAAAGCTCTGGGCATTAGCCGCAGAACCTTTTATGCAAAGCTGAAAAAATATAATATATATGAATAAGTAAAATAGATGGAATTTTCGAGATATTAAAATTAAGCAGGCAATCAAGCTCATGTTGATGGATAATCATGGGCTTGAGGAGGAGGCATTCAGTCAGCTCATGTTGAGCTGACTGAATGCCCCTTTTTTTATTCCCAACCCTTGTTATAACTGAGCTTAATCCTTACAGCTGGCTATAAAGTAAACAATCAATCCTGTAATTGTATAACTTATATATAACAATTACCCTTAAAATTTATAAATTAACCAACTAAACTATGGGATTGATCTGATTTAAAAATAATTAGATTGCAAGGGTAATAGTAAACTACTCTCAGTATTAACAGATTATAGTGCAAAGATATGAAGAATTCTAGTCTGTAAAAATTAATATTGAATTGTTGGCATAGTAATTGCTTGTTTTAAATGGTGCATAAAAAAGGGGAGCAACGATAAGGCGGTATAAGCCTGGGTTTGTTTAGCTGAGATAGCTTGGCGATGAAAAATAGGTTCACTTTTTAAAATTCAGCTATGTATGGATTATATGGGGATAGGGGGGATAATGTGGAGATTAACACACTTACTGGATGTCAGATTTCCCGGAAAAATTGTGTTTAAAAAAGTACGGATCAAAAACAGGAGATAAGCGCAAAACCACAGAGAGGAGATGCTGTCATGTATACAATGGGGATTGATATCGGCTCGGCTTCCTCAAAGGTCGTCATCCTGAAAGACGGGAAAGATATTGTGGCTGCAGAAACAGTTCAAGTCGGGACAGGCTCCTCCGGCCCTAAAAGAGCCTTGAACAGCGCTCTTTTCAAAGGGGGGCTTACCTTGGGGGATATGGCAAGGATCGTTGCCACCGGATATGGGCGTTTTGCGTTTGAAGAAGCACATAAACAGGTTACAGAGATCCGATGTCAGGCGATTGGAAACTTTTTCTTAATACCAACAGCCAGAACAATCATTGATATTGGAGGACAGGATGCTAAAGCGATCAGACTCGACGACAAAGGCTATGTCAAGCAATTCTTTATGAATGATAAATGTGCAGCCGGCACAGGACGCTTTCTTGACGTAATGTCCAGAGTCCTCGAGGTTGGGCTCACAGAAATGGCAGAATACGATGCAAAGGCCACGGAACCGGCGACAGTCAGCAGTACTTGCACAGTGTTTGCGGAATCCGAGGTGATCTCTCAGCTATCACAAGGAGTTGCCCTAGAAAATATTATTGCCGGGATTCATCAATCCATTGCCAGCAAAGCGGCCGGATTAGCCGGTAGAGGTGTAGTTGAAGATGACGTTGTCATGTGTGGCGGTGTTGCTCAGAATGGTGGGGTTGTCAGAGCTCTGATCAGAGAGCTGAACAGAAAAGTGATCGTAACCCCCAATCCGCAAATCACCGCAGCGCTGGGAGCGGCCATTCATGCTTATCAGGATATGGAGAATTAAGACAGAGCCTTTGGAATTAAGGCAGAACCTCTATAAAAAGATGAAAGAAGGAAGATAAATGTCTGATGTATTAGAGATGAATGCAAAGCAATTATTGGGTCATTATCAAGCGCAATTGGATGAAGAAGCGAGGCAGGCCAAAAAAGAGGGCCGGCTCGTTTGCTGGTCGGCCTCGGTGGCCCCCTCGGAATTCTGTGTTGCGATGGATATTGCCATGGTATACCCTGAAACCCATGCCGCCGGTATCGGCGCGAAAAAAGGCGCCCTTGATATGCTGAAAGTTGCGGAACGGAAGGGGTACTCCATAGATATCTGCTCATATGCCAGAGTCAATCTTGGGTATATGGAACTGCTCAAAGAGCAAGCCCTTACAGGTGTAACCAGCGAGGAACTCAAAAATTCTCCGGCAGCAGAAGTACCCCTTCCAGACCTGGTTATCACATGCAACAACATATGCAATACATTGCTGAAGTGGTATGAAAATCTGGCTGCGGAGCTGAATATTCCTTGCATCATCATTGATGTGCCCTTCAATCACACTATGCCCATTCCCCAATATTCAAAAGATTACATTGCTGAACAATTTAAAGATGCCATTGCCCAACTGGAAGAAATTTGTGGCAAAAAATTTGATTATGACAAATTCTTTAAAGTGCAGGAACAGACCCAGCGTTCTGTAGCTCAATGGAACAGAGTCGCTGAATTTCTTCATTATAAACCCAGTCCGCTGAACGGCTTTGATCTCTTCAACTTCATGGCTCTGATTGTTTGTGCCAGGAGTAAAGAGTATGCGGAGATTACCTTCAAAACCTTTGCCGATGAATTGAAGGAAAAACTGAAAAATGGCGTCTATGCCTTTGGAGACAACGAAAAGAAACGTATTACTTGGGAAGGCATTGCTGTCTGGCCGCATTTGGGGCATACGTTCAAAACATTGAAAAATGCAGGGAACCTTATGACAGGCTCGGCCTATCCCGGGCTTTGGAATCTGACTTATACGCCGGGTGATATGAGCTCCATGGCGGAAGCCTATACCAGGATTTATATCAATACATGCCTGGACAATAAGATTAAAGTGCTGAGCGACATCATAGATAAAGGGCAATGTGACGGCATTCTCTACCACCAGAACAGAAGCTGCAAACTCATGAGCCTATTGAATGTGGAGACGGCTGAACGCTTAAATGCACAGAATCAATTGCCCTACGTCAGCTTTGACGGAGACCAGACCGATCCGCGCAATTATGCTCCGGCACAATATGAGACGAGAGTACAGGCACTTGATGAAATGATGAGTCAGGGTAAGGGGGACAAAAACTAATGAATAGAATGGAAACAATCATCGATCAGCTTATGGCGGTTGCCAGGAAGCCGGCCCAAGCTATCGCCGGCCATAAAGCGCAGACAGGTAAAGGCGCAGTAGGTGTGATGCCCGTATATGCTCCGGAGGAGATCATTCACGCAGCAGGCTATCTTCCGGTTGGTATTTGGGGGGGGCAAAAAACCATTACCAAAGCCCGCGCCTATCTGCCTCCGTATGCCTGTTCCATCATGCAATCGGTTATGGAGATGCAGATTGAGGGAGTATACGATAATTTACAGGCCGTGTTGTTCTCAGTGCCCTGCGATACGTTAAAGTGTATGAGCCAGAAATGGAAAGGGACAGCTCCCGTTATTGTCTTCACACATCCCCAAAACAGAAAACTGGCGGCTGCCCATGGTTTTTTAGTCGAGGAATACAAACGCCTAAGGGAAAAACTGGAAAAAACTCTTGGTGTGAAGATCACCGACGAGGCTCTTGGGAGAAGCATTGATATTTATAATGAAAACAGGAAAATTATGCGGGAATTTTCAGAGCTCGCTGCCCAATATCCCCATAGTATCGATCCGGTTAAACGCCATGGGGTCATGAAAGCCAGGCACTTCATGGAAAAATCACAGCATACGGCCTTGGTGAAAGAGTTGATGGATGAAGTTAAAGCTCTGCCAAGTGAGCCATGGCAGGGCAAGAAAGTTATCTTAACCGGGATCACAGCGGAACCGGATGAAGTTCTGGATGTTCTTAAAGAAAACGGATTTGCCGTAGTGGCCGACGACCTTGCTCAGGAATCAAGGCAATTCAGGCTCGATGTACCGGCGGGGGAAGAGCCCTTGTCCAGGCTGGCCAAATGGTGGCAGGATTTTGACGGGTGCTCTTTGGCAGTCAACCCTGAAAAACCCCGCGGTAAAATGCTCATCGATATGGTCGAAAAACATCAGGCAGATGCTGTTGTGGTATGCATGATGAAGTTCTGCGATCCGGAGGAATTTGATTATCCGATTTACTATGCGCAGTTGGAGGAAAAGGGCATAAGGAGCTTATACCTTGATATCGATCAGGAATCCACTTCATTTGAGCAGATCAAGACGCGGGTGCAGAGTTTCCGCGAGATGCTGTAGGCATTTCAGGTCCCAATAAAGTAAAAGAAGGTGATGCTTATGTTGATTTTAATTTGCAATGTGGGGAGCACATCACTCAAATTCAAGCTGTATACGATGCCGGACACCCATATTTTATGTGAAGCTAAGATTGAGCGGGTGGGCAGTGCCAATGGGATATATTCCTTCCGGAACAATTTAAATGGCGCTGAAGAAAGCAGGGAAGGTCTGAATATTCCCGGTTATAGTGAAGGAATCAATTTGTTTTTGAAGGATCTGGTTGACTCCGGGAAAGGAGCAATCCGAACCATCGACCAGGTGGATGCCATTGGCTTCAAGACGGTTATCGCGAAAGGCTATTATGGTGTTCATGAGCTTTCGGATGAGGTGATCGCGGCGATGGAAGCATACATCAAGGTCGCTCCCGCCCATAATCCCCCCTACATTGAAGCCATCAGAAAGTTTAAAGAGATCCTTCCGGATAAACTATTCGTCGGCGTATTTGAGACAGCATTTCACAAAACCATACCCCAGGAACGAAGAATGTATTCCATCCCTTATGAATGGTATGAGAACTATGACATTCAGCGTCTGGGCTATCACGGTGCATCCCACGGCTATATTTCCCGGCAGGTGGAGAAGCGCATAGGCAAGCAGTATAAACTGATCTCCTGTCATTTAGGGGGCAGTGGTTCACTGTGCGCTGTGTTGGACGGCAAATCCGTGGACTCAAGTTTCGGATTTTCGCCACAGACCGGTATCCCCCATGCCAACCGGGCCGGGGACATTGACGCCAATATTATTCCTTTTCTCTTGGGACAGGGCCTGACGGTTGAGGAAATATTCAAGGGCATTGACAAAAACGGAGGACTGCTGGGTATTTCGGGAGTAAGCAACGATTTGCGTGATATCGAAGAAGCAGCGGCTCAAGGCAATGAGCGGGCTAAGCTGGCCATCGATGTGTACGCTGACAGCATTATCAAATACATCGGTTCCTTCTATGCGGTTTTGGGTGGGCTGGATTATCTTGTGTTTACAGGCGGTATAGGAGAAAATTCCTCTGTCATCAGGCAGAAGATCTGCTCAAGGCTCACCCATCTGGGAGTTGAACTTGATGAGGCCGGCAATGTTGAAGGGCCAAAAGAGCGGGTGATCTCTGCCGATACATCCAAAGTTAAGGTCTGCATCATTCCCACCAACGAAGAAGAAGGGATTGCCCAGGATATCTTTCATAATTATGCTGTTTAATGATTCATTAAATGACGAGGGAGGCCGTTGAAATGAAAACAGTTCCAGTAGGAGTATCGAACCGTCATGTGCATTTGTCACAAGAACATATTCAGGTATTATTTGGCGAAGGGTATAATCTGACCCAGGCCAAAATGCTTGCCCAGCCCGGTCAATTCGCAAGCGGTGAATTTGTAAATTTAGTAGGATCGAAAGGAACCATTGAAGGGGTAAGGGTTTTGGGACCCGCCCGGAAAGATACCCAGGTAGAGTTAGCGGTTACAGATAGCTATAAATTAGGGCTTAAGCCTCCCGTCAGAGATTCCGGCGACCTTAAAGGTTCCCCCGGGTTGACAATCACCGGCCCTTGTGGGGCGGTAACCCTTGCTGAAGGGGCGATTATCGCGGCGCGCCATATCCATATGCATTCTGCAGATGCGGAGGGTCTTAGCCTGAAGAATGGCGATCGGGCGAAAGTTCAGGTCAATGGTCCCAGGGGTGGCGTGTTTGATGAAGTCTTGATTCGGGTGAGCGATAGCTTTGTCACTGAGATGCACATTGATACAGATGAGGCCAATGCCTTTGGTTTAGCCAATGGACAGCTTGTCGGCATAATCCTGAAATAAAGAAGTCTGAAATTTTAAAAGCACTTGTTCTTATCAGTCTGGGATGGATATATGGGGATTATTTCCCGACTACTCCACAACTTTTGCTAGATAAGGCAAGTGTTTTTTTGATTTATGCCAGATTATCTCATGCCAACCAAGAATTATGATGAAGGAGCGGGAGAAATGAAAAGTATCGGGAACAGGATTGCTCTCATTTTTGCTGGTGTGCTTATTGTCTCAACCACTGCCTTAAGCCTGCTGGCCTATGTGCAGGCTTCTCAGGTCATTACCCGGGAAGTGAGCAGCGCAACCGCCAAACTGGCGGAGGAAGCGGCGAACACTATTGAAACTGCCATTGAGAAAGTTTACAGCAACCTGGAAGTATTAGCCAACAGTGAGGTTATGCGCAAAGTAGGGGAGGCCTCTCCGGCAACAATTCAACAGCAGGTGGCAGCTTTGAAGGAAGAAGCTGCCCGTTCCGGATTCCTGCTCATGTCCATAACCGATGCCACCGGGAAGTCGCATACTTCAAATAATCTGTCCCTGGATAACAGCCAAAGCGAGTGTTTTCTTGAGGCTATGCAGGGGAAAAGGGCGATTTCCCCGGTACAAAAAAGCAGCGCTACGGATACGTTTTATATAACTGCATTTTATATAACCTTTACTGTACCCATAAAATCCGGCGATCAAGTGATTGGGACAATCGATGGGGTACTGGATGTTATGGATCTGACAAAATTGGCTGAGGAGCTGACCATTGGGCAAACTGGGTATGTTTTTATCGTTAATGAACAAGGCACGGTGATAGCCCACCCGGATAAAGAGCTTGTGGAAGGATTATATAATCCCATTGCAGCGGCCCAGGAAGATCCGGGTGTTGCTGAATTAGCCGATGTTATTCAGAAAAGAATGCTGGCGGGGGAAAATGGTTCAAGTCAGTACGTTTTTCAAGGTCAGGAAAAAATGATGGGCTTTGCACCGGTAGAAAACACCAAATGGAGCTTGGCCCTGACAGCACCGATGAGCGAGATCCTTTCCGCCCTGGACGGCTTGAAAAGAAGTGCCCTCATCATTGCTTTATTTTTCCTGGTATTCGGAACAATTGTGGCCATCGCTGCAGGAAGGAGGATTGCCCGTCCGGTAAACGAAGCGGCCGCTTATGCCGAAATGATCGCGGAGGGGGATCTTACCCAAAAACTAAGCCAGGTAAGCCTGGCCCGCCGAGATGAGATCGGGCGGCTGTCCCAATCTTTTCAGAAAATGCAGGATGTTCTGAATGAGACGGTGGGGAAAATCTCCATATCTGCCGCTAACCTGGCAACAGCCAGCAGGCAGTTATCAAGGGTGACTCAGAATGCTTCCGCCAATATGGAAACGATTGCCGCCGCGACTGAAGAAATATTCGCCTCCCTTGAGGAAGTAAGCGCTTCCAGCCAGGAAGTAGCGGCTTCCGGTCAGGAAATGAACGCTTCTACGGAAACCTTAAACAAGGCAATGGTCGATGGGGGAGAGAATTCCCGCACCATTGAAAACCGTGTGGGAACGGTCTATCAGTCAGTGACGGCTTCCAAGCAGATAACGGAGCAAACCTACTCAACATTAGAAGAACGGATAAAGGTTACCATCGAAAAAGCCGGGATAGTTGACGAAATAACCAATATGGCAGATCTTATTGCCAATATTGCCGGTCAGACCAATCTCCTGGCCCTCAACGCGGCCATTGAAGCTGCCCGGGCCGGAGAACAGGGCAGGGGCTTTGCGGTGGTTGCCGAAGAGGTCAGAAAGCTTGCCGAACAATCAGCGAATACGGTGGAGAATATCCAAGAGGTTACGAATAAAGTGCGGGAGAGCATCGATGACCTGGTCAAACAAGCCCAGGAATTATTAGCCTTTATGAATACCAAGATCAAGGACGACTATGTGGAGTTTATGAATACCGCCGAACAGTACCGCGAGGATACCGCAACCTTCGGGCGGATTACCCGGTCGGCTTCAGAAATGTGTCAACAAGTATTGCTGACGGTTAGCGAAGTCAGCAGGGCTATGACTGAAATCACCCAAAGCGTAGGCCAAAGTGCGGAAAGCTCACAGCAAGTAGCGTCAAGTATCGAAACGGCTACTGTTTCTATGACGGATATCAGCACTTCCGTAGATGTTTTGGCGAAGACGGCTGAAGAATTAACCGCGCTGACAGGTAAATTTACACTATGAGTATCGGATCTGTTGCCCTGGCCTCAGGCTCAAATAGTTTCAGGCATGTATATAAAGTAAATAATTTATCCCCGTAATTGTATAGTTTGTATCTAAATTTGGGGGGGAGATCATAAGCAAACTTAAAAGAGCAAACCAAGAAGCCTGTATTTTAGAATAATTATGAAATTTCAATAATTTTATTAATAATAATAGCTGAATTATGCGCCGTTTTGACTGGATTGTTAGGTACAAGTATAAAAAATATGACGCAGAAAAGTCAAAAAGCGATAAATAAAGGATTGTTGGCATAGTAATTGCTTATTTTATGTATAACAATTAAAAATAATACAAACTGCATAAGGAGGTATCTTGTAAAACCAAGGGGCGTTTTTTGAAATTTTTCTGCATCTATAAGGTCAGGTGAGGGGAGGTGCAAGGGATTTATTTTTAGGCATGAGTTGTCACAGTTTGCATTTACTGTGTAAACAGATAATGCGAAGCTTAACTTTTATAAAACAAATTGGAGGATTCAAAATGAGCTTGAAAAAGTTATTTTACCCCAAGACAATCGCCATTGTTGGAGCATCGCAAAATTTAGACAGCATCGGTGGTCAGCCCATCAAGTTTTTGAAAAAATATAATTTCCAGGGAACGGTCATGCCGGTTAATCCTAAATATAGTGAAATTGCCGGACTTAAGTGTTATCCTTCCGTTTCATCCATAACTGAGGAAATTGACGTTGTGCTGGTATCGGTGGCGGCGAGCAGGGTGTTGCCTATTGTTAAAGAATGTGTCGAGAAAAAGGCACATTTTGTTGTTATTTTCAGTTCGGGATTTGCGGAAATGGGCAATCATCAAGGGCAGCAGGAGCTGATCGATGCGGTAGCCGGTACCGGAACCAGAATCCTGGGTCCGAACAATCAGGGTATAGTAAACTTTATCGACGGCATTCCCGCCGGATTTAATCCGCTGCTTGATGCTGAAGTGATTCCTAAAGGAAATATCGGTATTGTCGCCCAAAGCAGTGGTTTAGGCTTCGCCGCCATAGGTTTCGCTATTCAGCAGAGATTGGGAATTTCCCATATCGCTACGGTGGGCAACCAGGCCGACATCAATATCATGGAACTGATCCAGTTCATGATCGAGGATGAACATACCTCCATCATCACCTGTATTGTGGAAGGGTTAAAGCCTTCTTCAAACTTGCCGGAATTGGCGAAGCTGGCGAAACAAAAGGGGAAATCTTTAGTCTTTCTGAAATTAGGGAGAACAGCCGTAGGTAAAAAAGCTTCCATGTCACACAGCGGCTCATTAGCCGGGGACTCCGACATTTTTGAGGCTTTCTGCAAGCAGGCCGGGATCATCTCGGTTAAGGATATGGAAGATCTGATTGATGTGTTGATTGGGCTGCAAGGGAAAAAGCCGGGAGGCGACCGTGTGGCTGTAGTGACTGAAACCGGTGGGTCGGGGATTCTTGCCGCTGACATATGTGAAGATTTCCATATACAAACCCCCAGACTGACCGAAGAAACCATCAACTCTCTCAACGCAATACTTCCGGATTTTGCATCGGCGCAGAACCCGGTTGATTTTACAGCCCATATATTTAATCAAGAGGATTTGTTCCGCAATTGTTTAGTGGAGGTGGTAAAAGACAGTAATATCGATGTGCTGCTGTTCTCTTTTGGCCCAACCCGCGGCAAGCTGGCTGAAAAGATGGCGGACGATATTATCGAAATCAGCAAAGAATTAAACAAATCGATTTTTATCTCCTGGTTAACTCCTGAACAGCCATTCTTTAACAAGCTTAGAGAAGCAAATGTTCCCCTCTACCCCACCCCTTACAGATGTATTCGGGCGC
The window above is part of the Desulfitobacterium chlororespirans DSM 11544 genome. Proteins encoded here:
- a CDS encoding acyl-CoA dehydratase activase, translating into MYTMGIDIGSASSKVVILKDGKDIVAAETVQVGTGSSGPKRALNSALFKGGLTLGDMARIVATGYGRFAFEEAHKQVTEIRCQAIGNFFLIPTARTIIDIGGQDAKAIRLDDKGYVKQFFMNDKCAAGTGRFLDVMSRVLEVGLTEMAEYDAKATEPATVSSTCTVFAESEVISQLSQGVALENIIAGIHQSIASKAAGLAGRGVVEDDVVMCGGVAQNGGVVRALIRELNRKVIVTPNPQITAALGAAIHAYQDMEN
- a CDS encoding sigma-54 interaction domain-containing protein; the protein is MLAQDMIDIPLNSLPVLKLLPGEYILTTNCETLYYDENALVTDEKGSLLGKILLALLDKDIPIRELRSQIEPCKETILKDASALDLIENFNGHKNKNKIVYVTDKDNRLIGAISCNSRVMDMLFKMKDFVFFPSIFDALHEAVLIIDHSGTIVYINHAYNSIVGASGAKLIGRKMEEVEPTSLCLKVLMGHPPVINKMYTIQSLQVEVLANITPFYVNGKIQGVINIFRNIHETISLGSELEKMRDAATTLHNHFNGSKALPQAFNDIIGKNKYFRQALVLAAHVCTTDATVMIRGDSGTGKEVVAEAIQKCSSRKDGPFIKVNCASIPENLLESELFGYEEGAFTGAKKGGKRGKFEFAHKGTLFLDEVGDMSLTMQAKLLRVLQEKEIERIGGSQSIKVDVRLISATNRDLETMVMNKEFRDDLYYRLNVIPIFLPPLVRRKDDIPLLVEHFLKIYSKEHDKGDLFISSEVMNMLISHNWPGNIRELKNVIEHAVILSEGGMIKTKDLPILFKKNNDSIAPPIGNGEAIPEQVELLEKQIITKALKNYENKSDAIKALGISRRTFYAKLKKYNIYE
- a CDS encoding DUF169 domain-containing protein, encoding MNRKTVIVAEMDYAGAQEVLERLLRLDYHPVALKFFKTQEEANHYRVEKKMAAKVTFCQYTAASRMANYVLKGTKDNLLCENCLISFGYNEPTEEDIMAHRLFVIDPEKAKRIVASKPSLPFGEIHSFMTAPLAKTPVDPDIVLFVCNPFQAYHILNDYVGAFDVHPLQFNHTLNSAVCGGAVWSYLNHKPNMNTMCAGSYTSGKTEKGEVNVFIPGDQIINLTKQLVARTEYSGGASLLSAGNEWPGLDVCKKCPMVRIKDNDDVNKTS
- a CDS encoding 2-hydroxyacyl-CoA dehydratase subunit D, translating into MNRMETIIDQLMAVARKPAQAIAGHKAQTGKGAVGVMPVYAPEEIIHAAGYLPVGIWGGQKTITKARAYLPPYACSIMQSVMEMQIEGVYDNLQAVLFSVPCDTLKCMSQKWKGTAPVIVFTHPQNRKLAAAHGFLVEEYKRLREKLEKTLGVKITDEALGRSIDIYNENRKIMREFSELAAQYPHSIDPVKRHGVMKARHFMEKSQHTALVKELMDEVKALPSEPWQGKKVILTGITAEPDEVLDVLKENGFAVVADDLAQESRQFRLDVPAGEEPLSRLAKWWQDFDGCSLAVNPEKPRGKMLIDMVEKHQADAVVVCMMKFCDPEEFDYPIYYAQLEEKGIRSLYLDIDQESTSFEQIKTRVQSFREML
- a CDS encoding 2-hydroxyacyl-CoA dehydratase subunit D, which encodes MSDVLEMNAKQLLGHYQAQLDEEARQAKKEGRLVCWSASVAPSEFCVAMDIAMVYPETHAAGIGAKKGALDMLKVAERKGYSIDICSYARVNLGYMELLKEQALTGVTSEELKNSPAAEVPLPDLVITCNNICNTLLKWYENLAAELNIPCIIIDVPFNHTMPIPQYSKDYIAEQFKDAIAQLEEICGKKFDYDKFFKVQEQTQRSVAQWNRVAEFLHYKPSPLNGFDLFNFMALIVCARSKEYAEITFKTFADELKEKLKNGVYAFGDNEKKRITWEGIAVWPHLGHTFKTLKNAGNLMTGSAYPGLWNLTYTPGDMSSMAEAYTRIYINTCLDNKIKVLSDIIDKGQCDGILYHQNRSCKLMSLLNVETAERLNAQNQLPYVSFDGDQTDPRNYAPAQYETRVQALDEMMSQGKGDKN